A genomic region of Thunnus albacares chromosome 4, fThuAlb1.1, whole genome shotgun sequence contains the following coding sequences:
- the camk1a gene encoding calcium/calmodulin-dependent protein kinase type 1 has translation MPLGEDGNGWKKKTSDIKEHYDFKEVLGTGAFSEVVLAEEKRTQRLVAIKCIPKKALEGKENNIENEIAVLHRIKHPNIVSLEDIFESTSHLYLVMQLVSGGELFDRIVEKGFYTERDASQLIHQILDAVKYLHDMGIVHRDLKPENLLYYSMDEDSKIMISDFGLSKIEGAGSVMSTACGTPGYVAPEVLAQKPYSKAVDCWSIGVISYILLCGYPPFYDENDAKLFEQILKAEYEFDSPYWDDISDSAKDFICHLMEKDPLKRYTCEQALQHPWICGDTALDKNIHESVSAQIKKNFAKSKWKQAFNATAVVRHMRKLQLGTSLEGPSQITPTSPCHGHLLPEEEEEEEEDDDLGNGEEESLSHYEDGRRGSTEGSTDRDSLRSCTYCCRPASRV, from the exons ATGCCTCTTGGAGAGGATGGAAATGGATGGAAAAAGAAGACATCAGACATCAAAGAACATTATGACTTCAAAGAAGTGCTGGGAAC GGGAGCTTTCTCAGAGGTGGTTCtagcagaggagaagagaacCCAGAGGCTGGTGGCCATCAAGTGCATCCCCAAGAAAGCGTTGGAAGGCAAAGAGAACAACATTGAAAATGAGATTGCAGTACTACACAG AATCAAGCACCCCAACATTGTTTCACTGGAAGACATCTTTGAAAGTACATCTCATCTATATCTTGTTATGCAGCT GGTATCTGGAGGCGAGTTGTTCGACAGGATCGTGGAGAAAGGCTTCTACACGGAGAGAGATGCCAGCCAGCTCATCCACCAGATCTTAGATGCAGTCAAATATCTCCATGATATGGGGATCGTCCACAGAGATTTGAAG CCAGAGAATTTGCTGTATTACAGCATGGACGAAGACTCCAAGATTATGATCAGTGACTTCGGACTGTCAAAGATTGAGGGAGCAGGCAGTGTTATGTCCACAGCCTGCGGTACTCCTGGATATGTGG CTCCTGAGGTGCTCGCTCAGAAGCCGTACAGCAAAGCAGTGGATTGCTGGTCCATAGGAGTTATTTCTTATATTCT GTTATGTGGATATCCTCCATTCTACGATGAAAACGATGCAAAGCTGTTTGAGCAGATTCTGAAAGCAGAGTATGAATTTGACTCTCCATACTGGGATGACATCTCAGATTCAG CCAAAGACTTCATCTGTCACCTGATGGAAAAGGATCCTTTGAAAAGATATACGTGTGAGCAGGCCCTCCAGCATCCATG GATATGTGGAGACACAGCTCTGGACAAGAATATCCATGAATCTGTCAGCGCTCAAATCAAGAAGAACTTTGCCAAAAGTAAATGGAAG CAAGCGTTTAATGCCACAGCGGTGGTGCGCCACATGCGCAAGTTGCAGCTGGGCACTAGTCTCGAGGGACCCAGTCAGATTACTCCCACCAGTCCCTGCCACGGACATCTGCTcccagaagaagaggaggaggaggaggaggatgatgatttGGGAAATGGGGAGGAGGAGAGCT TGTCCCACTACGAGGACGGTCGCCGTGGAAGCACAGAGGGCAGCACAGATCGGGACAGCCTGAGAAGCTGCACTTACTGCTGCAGGCCAGCCAGTCGTGTCTGA